One genomic window of Corticium candelabrum chromosome 21, ooCorCand1.1, whole genome shotgun sequence includes the following:
- the LOC134196898 gene encoding pseudouridine-5'-phosphatase-like — MVERDVTHVIFDVDGLLLDTEKLYDVVTQEIVGPYGKRFDWSVKVKMMGRPPPQSAQILVNELQLPMTNMEFLDKAKAGFARHFPTANLMPGVERLVRHLYNHGIPMALATGSSATDYDDKITKHRDLFRLFSHVVTGDDPSVKNGKPAPDVFLTAASRFSTPPLEMSHVLVFEDAPNGIAAAKCAGMWTVMVPDARIDPQMTKEAHLVIKTLDEFDPQAWGLPSF; from the exons ATACAGAGAAATTGTATGACGTTGTAACCCAAGAGATCGTTGGTCCGTATGGTAAAAGATTTGATTGGTCAGTGAAAGTGAAGATGATGGGTCGTCCTCCACCGCAATCCGCACAAATTTTGGTGAACGAGCTACAGCTGCCGATGACGAACATGGAATTTTTGGATAAAGCAAAGGCAGGATTTGCAAGGCATTTCCCAACTGCCAACCTCATGCCAG GAGTTGAGCGACTTGTTCGTCATCTTTACAATCATGGTATCCCAATGGCATTGGCAACTGGTTCATCTGCTACAGACTATGATGATAAAATCACCAAACATCGAGACTTATTTCGTCTCTTTAGCCACGTGGTCACTGGCGACGACCCTTCTGTAAAGAATGGCAAACCAGCACCTGATGTTTTCCTCACTGCAGCGTCTCGCTTCAGCACTCCGCCTTTGGAGATGTCACACGTGCTTGTGTTTGAAGACGCTCCCAATGGAATAGCTGCGGCAAAGTGTGCTGGAATGTGGACAGTTATGGTGCCAGACGCACGGATTGATCCCCAAATGACTAAGGAAGCCCATTTAGTTATAAAGACTCTCGATGAATTTGATCCTCAAGCGTGGGGGCTGCCAAGCTTTTAA